TTCAATCAACAGACAACCGTCGCAATCATCACGTCTAGCTGCAAAAATCGCCATAATAATGCATCCAACAGTTGATCCCACAAACAGCGCCAGTATTGCTACCCAACAGGGAATCATGATTGTCCACGCTTTCCAAATACATTTACATAAATAACTATCAAAAAACCACTAATCATCATAATTTCAGAAATATAATCGCAGATCATTTCTGCTGGGGATTTTGCTGTCATATTCCACCCGAAATACCAAGTCTCAGCAAAGTTAAACAGTGCTCCAAGAATTAAAGCTGTTAATCCAACAATATATTTTGTTCTTAACTCGTTATTGCTTAACTCATATGTTTTCATGATTGCTTACCTGCCAGCAGTTCGGGATTGTCGTGGATGTTGCCGATAATAACCGATTGCGGCAACCAATATCCAAGCTCATGGCGGTATGCACTATTTGTAAAACGATCCAAAAAATCAACATAAAATCCGACGTTATAATGCTCAATATCTCCTGTACCACCATATTTCCCAAGCTTTATAACCGCTTTGCCTACGTGAGTATCCAAAATATCATCTTGGCAGCCTTCCGCGCCGTTTTTATCCTTTAGGCCCGTATACTCCATCAGTTCTGGTTCTATTCCTTCCCATTCACCAGCACTGACCTGTCGATACACGACTATTTCTTCTGATGGGTCTTTATCAAATTTCAATTGATCCCAAGGAATCATAACTTTATTTTCTTCGTCCCACGCCCTGAATTTATGCTTCCTCATGATTGCTCACCTGCCGCTTTATCCCCGAAATAATCAACATTGCTGATAAAGTTGACTATCTTATCGCTTTCAATAACTACAAATTCGGTTAAAAATTTATCCCAATCTTTCAATGTGCAAGGTTCACATTCTTCTGTTTCATCATTGTATTTATCAAACCAAAATTCAACATTGTCATCACAGCTAGTATTTTTCAGTATAAAATACGGATATTGTTTTTCGTCAAGCTGTCGTATTTCAGCCGCGACTTCGGCAAATCTGGTGTAAATATGACCGCCTAAATCAGTTGCTAATTCAGAGTTTGTTGTTAAAAACCTAGTAATGCACTCAGCCACAAATTCTTTATCTTTAGTGAAGAAAACTTGTTGATTGCCAGCTTCCCAAAGTATCCTATCCTCTTGAGTGTCTGACTCGTTAATTTTTTCGTTTAATTTATTAAATAATTTATCATCAAACATTGCCGCGGTTACGTAATGCTTTTTTTCTTCCCATGGTTTACTAGGAATATATTTATTAAGCAAAATGTCCCAAGCTACAGGTGCAAACCACCATGAATTAGAAAACTCCTTTAACTCTTCACCATTAAAATTTTTATCCATAACCCATAAACTACTTCTACTCATGTTAACCCCTCCACATAATATTTTTATCTTCGGGTATTCTATAAATGGCTAGTGCCCGCTAGCCACTCCGTATTTACCTATGGATTGCCAGAGTTACCTGGTCAGGTGGGCTCTGGCTTTTCCATGTATAATATTGTTACCTTCGGACATCATATAAACGGAAAACCTGTCCATTTTCCTAATGAATTGCCAGAGCTATTTTCTTACCAGATATATAGCTCTGGCTTTTCCATGCATAAAAGCCGATTTTCAAGGCATTATATAAGCGCTATTACTTCTTCATCCAAGGCCTAGCAGGTCCTGGCTTTTTCTATTTCAACTATTGCCGCTAATATCGGATATATCTGATAAGGATTAACTGCGTTGCCTACTGACTTACATCTGTCCACCCTGCTGGGAATCCCATTAGGTTTTCCATAAACTCTGGATGTGGATACGTCCACCCGTATATCTGCCTGCAATAATCCCTGAAGTTGTTTCTTTCGTTTCTGCCAACCCTCTTGGATGCTTCTATCGTTCTTCCCCCCCTGTAGTCCGAAGCTATTGGTGTTGGCAACAGTAAAAACTCTTTCTCGTATATGTCTGGCACCGACGCCTGCAGCTGGAATAATAAATGGTTGCGCGGCGTAATTGATATTTTCCAAGTCAGATAACACACTATCGAGCCCCAAGGATACGTGCCCAGTAACATTCTCACCAATAACCCAAGTGGGCCTGACTTCTTGTATAAGGTCGCGCATATAAGGCCAGAGTGCACGGTCATCTTCTTCGCCTTTTCGCTCCCCGGTAAGACTGTATGGTTGGCAAGGATATCCGCCGGCCACAATGTCAATTCCGCTGATTCCTGCATTTTCTAGCACCTCCTTGTTAAGCTTTCGTATATCTTCAAATATCGGAACATCGGGCCAATGCTTTTCTAGTACCTTCTGACAAAATGGATTTTTTTCACAAAAGGCTACTGTCTCAATCCCGGCCCATTGCGCTGCCAAATCTATACCGCCTATGCCGCTGAAGAGGCTGAACATTTTTAGTGCCACGTTCACGCCCCCTGCCGTTTATGTTTTTCGCAAGCAGTACGTCCTGCTGAAACTTGTTCTTTATGGATTAGACAATATTTTATTCTACCATTTGGGGATATTACTTTTGAATATTGACATGATCCACAACGCTTCTGATTAGTGTTACCCAACGTTCACGCCTCCTTTGTTTGAGTTGTTTTAAAATCATGCAAACAATATTCCTTGCTCCCTATATGGCTTTACCCGCTTCTCAATCAGATTTATATAATCGGGATTCAACTCTATCCCAACGGAATTCCGACCTAGCTTCGCCGCAACTTCCAGCGTGGTCCCTGATCCCACGAACGGATCTAATACAATACCGCCAACTGGGCAACCTGCCAATATACAAGGCTCAATCAATTCAGGCGGATACGTAGCAAAATGCGCTTCTTTGTATGGCTTAGTCGCTACGGTCCAGACTGTGCGTTTGTTGCGCTTATCGTGATATTCATAAATATTTCCTGACTTTGTTCTATAAAAGGCATCAGGATCTCGAGTATATTTATTTCCTCCAAATCTAGGTGCAACTGCTTTCATATTCCCGTTGGTTTTGTCCAGCACCCTAGCTGATCCAATTTGATGTTCAACATCTTGGTTTAGCCTTTTTACAGTGCTTTTTGTCACAGGTTCGGCAATTGCTTCCGCATCGTAATAATAATTTGCTGACTTACTCAGCAAGAATATATACTCATGTGCTTTTGTTGGTCGATCTGTAACGCTCTCAGGCATTGGGTTTGATTTTGCCCATATGATGTCTGACCTCAAATACCAACCATCAGCACGAAGTGCAAACGCTAC
This is a stretch of genomic DNA from Pelorhabdus rhamnosifermentans. It encodes these proteins:
- a CDS encoding YopX family protein produces the protein MRKHKFRAWDEENKVMIPWDQLKFDKDPSEEIVVYRQVSAGEWEGIEPELMEYTGLKDKNGAEGCQDDILDTHVGKAVIKLGKYGGTGDIEHYNVGFYVDFLDRFTNSAYRHELGYWLPQSVIIGNIHDNPELLAGKQS
- a CDS encoding DNA cytosine methyltransferase → MALKMFSLFSGIGGIDLAAQWAGIETVAFCEKNPFCQKVLEKHWPDVPIFEDIRKLNKEVLENAGISGIDIVAGGYPCQPYSLTGERKGEEDDRALWPYMRDLIQEVRPTWVIGENVTGHVSLGLDSVLSDLENINYAAQPFIIPAAGVGARHIRERVFTVANTNSFGLQGGKNDRSIQEGWQKRKKQLQGLLQADIRVDVSTSRVYGKPNGIPSRVDRCKSVGNAVNPYQIYPILAAIVEIEKARTC
- a CDS encoding DNA-methyltransferase; its protein translation is MKTIDIQIINDDCIRALRRLSAKSIHCCVTSPPYWGLRDYGVVGQMGLEETPEEYIAKMVQAFREVWRVLRDDGTLWLNLGDSYATGTKAERQQSKNPGVGANNLAAQNSVRRIGTPKGLKTKDLVGIPWMVAFALRADGWYLRSDIIWAKSNPMPESVTDRPTKAHEYIFLLSKSANYYYDAEAIAEPVTKSTVKRLNQDVEHQIGSARVLDKTNGNMKAVAPRFGGNKYTRDPDAFYRTKSGNIYEYHDKRNKRTVWTVATKPYKEAHFATYPPELIEPCILAGCPVGGIVLDPFVGSGTTLEVAAKLGRNSVGIELNPDYINLIEKRVKPYREQGILFA